One segment of Microbacterium arborescens DNA contains the following:
- a CDS encoding LacI family DNA-binding transcriptional regulator, whose protein sequence is MTRQVTLKDIALRAGVSTAAISQALNDRGSLRPETRERIKAIAAELGYQPNKYAAALRSGRTMSVGFVVPQDAELDLSKRGALHRSRHIGALVSAAADQGFTVTMLPAARPDLLRGAQIDVVYFAEVAADDLLLREAIARGIPVATNDLYVDTELSITVRTGYDEAVRSALALLEAGGARRIGFLVEDAGSPRDEIGETAYRAWSTVRGREPLVAYLDAEHGALPRRVGELRDAGADAIFSFAEEGPAIYLQLEEMDFVIPRDIQFVALCTSDCAVNTRLGVTHVCVHPELAPAAMFQALSGIRDAASPDVVDLPWEIVRGSSTR, encoded by the coding sequence ATGACCCGGCAGGTGACCCTGAAAGACATCGCGCTGCGCGCGGGTGTCTCGACGGCCGCCATCAGCCAGGCCCTCAACGATCGCGGAAGCCTGCGCCCCGAGACCCGCGAGCGCATCAAGGCGATCGCCGCCGAGCTCGGCTATCAGCCCAACAAGTACGCCGCCGCGCTGCGGAGCGGCCGCACGATGTCGGTCGGCTTCGTCGTTCCGCAGGATGCCGAGCTCGACCTGTCGAAGCGCGGTGCGCTGCACCGCAGCAGGCATATCGGCGCGCTCGTCAGCGCTGCGGCCGATCAGGGATTCACCGTCACGATGCTTCCCGCTGCGCGGCCCGATCTGCTCCGCGGCGCGCAGATCGACGTCGTCTACTTCGCCGAGGTGGCCGCCGATGACCTGCTGCTGCGCGAGGCCATCGCTCGCGGCATCCCCGTCGCCACGAACGACCTCTATGTCGACACCGAGCTGTCGATCACCGTGCGCACCGGGTACGACGAGGCCGTGCGCTCCGCCCTCGCCCTGCTCGAAGCCGGCGGAGCCCGGCGCATCGGGTTCCTCGTCGAGGATGCGGGCTCACCCCGCGACGAGATCGGCGAGACGGCGTATCGCGCATGGAGCACCGTTCGCGGTCGGGAGCCTCTCGTCGCATACCTCGACGCCGAGCACGGCGCGCTCCCCCGCCGGGTCGGCGAGCTGCGCGACGCGGGCGCCGACGCCATCTTCTCGTTCGCCGAGGAAGGCCCGGCGATCTACCTGCAGCTCGAGGAGATGGACTTCGTCATTCCGCGCGACATCCAGTTCGTCGCACTGTGCACGAGCGACTGCGCCGTGAACACCCGGCTGGGCGTCACGCACGTCTGCGTGCACCCGGAGCTCGCTCCCGCCGCGATGTTCCAGGCCCTCAGCGGCATCCGCGATGCCGCGTCACCCGATGTCGTCGATCTTCCCTGGGAGATCGTCCGCGGCTCCTCGACGCGCTGA
- a CDS encoding TatD family hydrolase: MVDSPESADSATPTSSLRGESTVDVSQYVRQRSQAARDVRWPEAPEPLAVPVYDNHTHLEIEDGDEPRSLGEQLELAASVGVIGVVQAGGDIDSSRWSAWAAASHPRVLAAVAIHPNEAPLYAAAGRLDEAIGVIDELAAQPRVRAIGETGLDFFRTEEDGLPAQFESFEAHIALAKKHGVAMQIHDRDAHDAVLETLQRVGAPERTVFHCFSGDAEMARVATDRGYWLSFAGNVTFKNAQNLRDALAVTPRERILVETDAPFLTPAPHRGRPNAPYLIPMTLRFMAAELGIDVDELSAQIAANTLEVYGEF, from the coding sequence ATGGTCGACTCGCCAGAAAGCGCCGATTCGGCGACCCCGACATCGTCACTTCGGGGCGAGTCGACGGTTGACGTCTCGCAGTATGTGCGGCAGCGTTCGCAGGCCGCCCGGGATGTGCGCTGGCCGGAGGCGCCGGAGCCGCTCGCGGTGCCGGTCTACGACAATCACACCCACCTCGAGATCGAGGACGGCGACGAGCCCCGCTCGCTCGGGGAGCAGCTCGAACTCGCGGCATCCGTCGGCGTGATCGGCGTCGTCCAGGCCGGCGGAGACATCGACTCGTCGCGGTGGTCGGCGTGGGCGGCGGCGTCGCACCCGCGCGTCCTCGCCGCCGTCGCCATCCACCCGAACGAGGCGCCGCTGTACGCCGCGGCCGGGCGACTCGACGAGGCGATCGGCGTCATCGACGAGCTCGCCGCGCAGCCCCGCGTGCGGGCGATCGGCGAGACGGGCCTCGACTTCTTCCGTACCGAGGAGGACGGGCTGCCGGCGCAGTTCGAGAGTTTCGAGGCGCACATCGCGCTGGCGAAGAAGCACGGCGTCGCGATGCAGATCCACGACCGCGACGCTCATGACGCCGTCCTCGAGACGCTGCAGCGGGTGGGGGCTCCCGAGCGCACCGTGTTCCACTGCTTTTCCGGCGACGCCGAGATGGCGCGCGTCGCGACGGACCGCGGCTACTGGCTCAGCTTCGCCGGGAACGTGACGTTCAAGAACGCCCAGAACCTGCGCGACGCCCTCGCGGTCACGCCGCGCGAGCGCATCCTCGTCGAGACCGACGCTCCCTTCCTCACGCCGGCCCCGCATCGCGGGCGCCCGAACGCGCCCTACCTGATCCCGATGACGCTGCGGTTCATGGCCGCGGAGCTCGGAATCGATGTCGACGAGCTGTCGGCCCAGATCGCCGCGAACACCCTCGAGGTCTACGGCGAGTTCTGA
- the metG gene encoding methionine--tRNA ligase, which produces MSNGRSFYITTPIYYPSDLPHIGHGYTTVAVDTLARWHRQAGDDTWMLTGTDEHGQKMLRAAAANNVTPQEWVDKLVEESWFPLLRTLDVANDDFIRTTQERHEERVKVFVQTLFDRGYIYAGEYAALYCVGCEEFKPEAEIADGTGAFEGLKVCAIHSKPLELLQEKNYFFKLSEFQDRLLELYKNEPDFVRPESARNEVVSFVKSGLKDLSISRSAFDWGITVPWDPSHVIYVWVDALLNYATAIGYGTDPDEFARRWPAYHVVGKDILRFHAVIWPAMLMAAGLDVPRGVFAHGWLLVGGEKMSKSKLTGIAPTEITDVFGSDAYRFYFLSAIAFGQDGSFSWEDLSARYQAELANGFGNLASRTIAMIERYYEAIVPAPAEYTEGDLAIQRVVADAATAADAAMERFRPDEAIGAIWTIVDALNGYITENEPWALAKDDAKRARLGTVLYTAAEGLRALAVLLSPVMPESTRKLWEALGIDARIEDQPLREAGTWGVLRAGTTVNGLAPLFPRVEQPA; this is translated from the coding sequence GTGAGCAACGGCCGCAGTTTCTACATCACCACGCCGATCTACTACCCGAGCGACCTGCCCCACATCGGGCACGGCTACACGACGGTGGCGGTGGACACGCTCGCGCGCTGGCACCGCCAAGCCGGCGACGACACGTGGATGCTGACGGGCACCGACGAGCACGGTCAGAAGATGCTCCGTGCCGCTGCGGCGAACAACGTCACTCCCCAGGAGTGGGTCGACAAGCTCGTCGAAGAGTCGTGGTTCCCGCTCCTGCGCACGCTCGACGTCGCCAACGACGACTTCATCCGCACGACGCAGGAGCGTCACGAGGAGCGCGTGAAGGTCTTCGTCCAGACGCTCTTCGACCGCGGGTACATCTACGCCGGCGAGTACGCCGCGCTGTACTGCGTGGGATGCGAGGAGTTCAAGCCCGAGGCCGAGATCGCCGACGGTACCGGCGCCTTCGAAGGGCTCAAGGTCTGCGCCATCCACTCGAAGCCGCTCGAGCTGCTGCAGGAGAAGAACTACTTCTTCAAGCTCAGCGAGTTCCAGGACCGCCTGTTGGAGCTGTACAAGAACGAGCCCGACTTCGTGCGTCCGGAGTCGGCGCGCAACGAGGTCGTCTCGTTCGTGAAGTCGGGGCTGAAGGACCTCTCGATCTCGCGGTCGGCCTTCGACTGGGGCATCACGGTGCCGTGGGACCCGTCGCACGTGATCTACGTGTGGGTCGATGCGCTGCTGAACTACGCCACCGCGATCGGTTACGGCACCGACCCGGACGAGTTCGCGCGCCGCTGGCCCGCCTACCACGTGGTGGGCAAGGACATCCTGCGGTTCCACGCGGTGATCTGGCCCGCGATGCTGATGGCCGCGGGCCTCGACGTGCCGCGCGGCGTGTTCGCGCACGGCTGGCTGCTCGTCGGCGGCGAGAAGATGTCGAAGTCGAAGCTCACCGGCATCGCGCCGACCGAGATCACCGACGTGTTCGGGTCGGACGCGTACCGGTTCTACTTCCTGTCGGCGATCGCGTTCGGTCAGGACGGTTCGTTCTCGTGGGAGGACCTGTCCGCGCGATATCAGGCCGAGCTCGCCAACGGATTCGGCAACCTCGCGTCGCGCACGATCGCGATGATCGAGCGTTACTACGAGGCGATCGTGCCCGCGCCGGCCGAGTACACCGAGGGCGATCTCGCGATCCAACGGGTCGTTGCGGACGCCGCCACCGCCGCGGATGCCGCGATGGAACGGTTCCGGCCCGACGAGGCGATCGGTGCCATCTGGACGATCGTCGACGCGCTGAACGGCTACATCACCGAGAACGAGCCGTGGGCTCTCGCGAAGGACGACGCCAAGCGGGCACGACTGGGCACGGTGCTGTACACCGCGGCCGAGGGGCTGCGCGCGCTCGCGGTGCTGCTGTCGCCGGTGATGCCCGAGTCGACGCGCAAGCTGTGGGAGGCGCTCGGTATCGACGCCCGCATCGAGGACCAGCCGCTGCGCGAGGCGGGCACGTGGGGTGTGCTGCGCGCCGGCACGACGGTCAACGGCCTCGCCCCGCTGTTCCCGCGCGTCGAGCAGCCTGCGTAA